The following coding sequences are from one Streptomyces dengpaensis window:
- a CDS encoding ArnT family glycosyltransferase has product MTSTLDAATTPTVPAQRPRAPKIVPNAHPVLGFRSSRSDLILCAVLLAAIIVVQGWNIAAYPALSDDEGTYLAQAWAVQEGRGLAHYTYWYDHPPLGWIQIAVLTWIPAQLSPELMTVGAMRAAMLVISAVSAVLVYVLARRLSLPRWAAGLAMVLFGLSPLSVVLQREIFLDNIAVMWTLLAFCLAASPSRHLWHHFGAGIAAAAAVLTKETMLVVLPALFVTMWRHSHRDTRKFALTGAVTACALIGLAYPLFALLKGEMLPGSGHVSLWDGIKYQMSRPGSGFILDQGTGSYGVLQSWLYYDRVLPLGGLAGALLLLVTWRWSMTARALAGPALTVAILALVALRPSGYLPAMYVIQALPFLALVLAGGTASVVHAVLRRWRGEEEKTYVTWGRRGLAAVLVVAAGAYVVPRWYDGDRTAMTTDANAPYRAASSWLKTEVKDPQDTRVLVDDALWLDLVHHGYEPGLGVIWFYKADLDPALSRTMPRGWRDLDYVVASPTVRRDAVDLPNVKAAIEHSTPVATFGKGADRIEIRQIQSAGGSR; this is encoded by the coding sequence GTGACCTCCACTCTTGACGCGGCGACCACACCCACGGTCCCCGCGCAGCGGCCTCGTGCGCCCAAAATCGTCCCCAACGCCCATCCGGTCCTGGGTTTTCGCAGCTCCCGCTCCGATCTGATCCTGTGCGCAGTGCTCCTCGCGGCGATCATCGTCGTCCAGGGCTGGAACATCGCCGCCTACCCGGCCCTCAGCGACGACGAGGGCACCTACCTCGCCCAGGCCTGGGCCGTCCAGGAGGGCAGGGGCCTGGCCCACTACACGTACTGGTACGACCACCCGCCGCTCGGCTGGATCCAGATAGCCGTCCTGACCTGGATCCCGGCCCAGCTCAGCCCGGAGCTGATGACCGTCGGCGCGATGCGCGCCGCGATGCTGGTGATCAGCGCCGTCAGCGCGGTCCTCGTGTACGTCCTCGCGCGCCGTCTCTCGCTGCCGCGGTGGGCGGCCGGGCTCGCGATGGTGCTCTTCGGGCTCTCCCCGCTGTCGGTCGTGCTCCAGCGCGAGATCTTCCTCGACAACATCGCGGTGATGTGGACGCTGCTCGCGTTCTGCCTGGCCGCGTCCCCGAGCCGCCACCTCTGGCACCACTTCGGGGCGGGCATCGCGGCCGCCGCCGCCGTGCTCACCAAGGAGACGATGCTCGTTGTCCTGCCCGCGCTGTTCGTCACCATGTGGCGGCACAGCCACCGCGACACCCGCAAGTTCGCGCTCACCGGAGCCGTCACCGCCTGCGCGCTGATCGGCCTCGCGTACCCGCTCTTCGCCCTGCTCAAGGGCGAGATGCTCCCGGGCTCGGGACATGTCTCGCTCTGGGACGGCATCAAGTACCAGATGAGCCGCCCCGGCTCCGGGTTCATCCTCGACCAGGGCACCGGCTCGTACGGCGTCCTCCAGTCCTGGCTGTACTACGACCGCGTGCTGCCCCTCGGCGGCCTCGCGGGCGCCCTGCTGCTCCTGGTCACCTGGCGCTGGTCGATGACCGCGCGCGCCCTGGCCGGACCCGCGCTCACCGTGGCGATCCTCGCCCTGGTGGCCCTGCGCCCGAGCGGCTACCTGCCCGCGATGTACGTCATCCAGGCCCTGCCGTTCCTCGCGCTCGTCCTAGCCGGAGGCACCGCGAGCGTCGTGCACGCGGTGCTGCGCAGGTGGCGCGGCGAGGAGGAGAAGACGTACGTCACCTGGGGGCGCCGCGGGCTGGCGGCCGTACTCGTGGTGGCCGCCGGCGCCTATGTCGTGCCGCGCTGGTACGACGGCGACCGCACCGCCATGACCACCGACGCCAACGCCCCCTACCGGGCGGCCTCTTCCTGGCTGAAGACCGAGGTGAAGGACCCGCAGGACACGCGGGTCCTGGTCGACGACGCGCTGTGGCTCGACCTCGTCCACCACGGCTACGAGCCCGGGCTCGGCGTCATCTGGTTCTACAAGGCGGACCTCGACCCCGCGTTGAGCAGGACGATGCCGCGCGGCTGGCGCGACCTCGACTATGTCGTCGCCTCCCCGACCGTACGGCGCGACGCGGTCGACCTGCCCAACGTCAAGGCCGCGATCGAGCACTCGACGCCGGTCGCCACCTTCGGCAAGGGCGCCGACCGGATCGAGATCCGGCAGATCCAGAGTGCGGGAGGCTCCCGATGA
- a CDS encoding glycosyltransferase, translating into MVTSVFIAAVSLALFWMAAFTLWWQMHAWRTPEVLASTRFSSPDGGESLSFSLLLPARHEQTVLDHTIQRLLESSHTDFEIIVIVGHDDPETTDVARGAAERDARVRVVVDHHDKKNKPKAMNTALPHCRGDVVGVFDAEDQVHPELLAHVDHAFRTTGADVVQGGVQLINFHSSWYSLRNCLEYFFWFRSRLHLHAQKGFIPLGGNTVFVRTDVLKEADGWDPDCLAEDCDLGVRLSSVGKKVVVAYDSDMVTKEETPGSLMSLLKQRTRWNQGFLQVYRKKDWRQLPGFGQRLLARYTLMTPFMQAFTGVIIPLNAAIAFFLDVPVGIAFITFLPAVTAFVTFVFEVVGLHDFGKQYGLRVRFVHYLKLIVGGPFYQVLLAGAAVRAVWREQRGRTDWELTSHVGAHLTEVIREDVPA; encoded by the coding sequence TTGGTCACGTCTGTCTTCATTGCTGCCGTTTCTCTGGCGCTCTTCTGGATGGCAGCCTTCACACTGTGGTGGCAGATGCACGCGTGGCGTACGCCCGAAGTGCTCGCCTCCACCCGGTTCAGCAGTCCGGACGGCGGTGAGAGTCTGTCCTTCTCGCTGCTGCTGCCCGCGCGGCACGAGCAGACCGTGCTCGACCACACGATCCAGCGGCTGCTGGAATCCAGTCACACCGACTTCGAGATCATCGTGATCGTCGGGCACGACGATCCGGAGACCACCGACGTGGCGCGCGGTGCCGCGGAGCGCGACGCGCGCGTCCGCGTCGTCGTCGACCACCACGACAAGAAGAACAAGCCGAAGGCCATGAACACGGCGCTGCCGCACTGCCGCGGCGACGTCGTCGGAGTCTTCGACGCCGAGGACCAGGTCCACCCGGAGCTGCTCGCCCACGTGGATCACGCGTTCCGCACGACGGGCGCGGACGTCGTCCAGGGCGGCGTGCAGCTCATCAACTTCCACTCCAGCTGGTACAGCCTGCGCAACTGCCTGGAGTACTTCTTCTGGTTCCGCTCCCGGCTCCATCTGCACGCGCAGAAGGGGTTCATTCCGCTCGGCGGCAACACCGTCTTCGTACGGACGGACGTACTCAAGGAAGCCGACGGCTGGGACCCCGACTGCCTCGCGGAAGACTGCGACCTGGGCGTCAGGCTCTCCAGCGTGGGCAAGAAGGTCGTCGTCGCCTACGACTCCGACATGGTGACCAAGGAGGAGACCCCGGGCTCGCTGATGTCGCTGCTGAAGCAGCGCACCCGCTGGAACCAGGGCTTCCTCCAGGTGTACCGGAAGAAGGACTGGAGGCAACTCCCGGGCTTCGGCCAGCGGTTGCTCGCCCGCTACACCCTCATGACGCCGTTCATGCAGGCCTTCACCGGCGTCATCATCCCGCTGAACGCGGCGATCGCGTTCTTCCTCGACGTACCGGTCGGCATCGCCTTCATCACCTTCCTGCCGGCCGTCACGGCGTTCGTCACCTTCGTCTTCGAGGTCGTCGGACTCCACGACTTCGGCAAGCAGTACGGGCTGCGCGTCCGCTTCGTCCACTATCTGAAGCTCATCGTGGGCGGTCCCTTCTACCAGGTGCTCCTTGCGGGCGCCGCCGTGCGCGCCGTCTGGCGCGAGCAACGGGGCCGCACCGACTGGGAGTTGACCAGTCATGTCGGCGCGCATCTCACCGAAGTGATCCGAGAGGACGTTCCTGCGTGA